GCCCTCGGCGCGTCTCCGCTGAATGCCGCAGACCTCATCGACTTCTGGAGCACGCCACGCCACGGCGGCAACAGCTTCAATCGCCTGCCGCCCGACCAAGCCTATTTCGATGCGCTCAAGGGTTATGGCGCCAGTTGGGTGCGGCTCTCCTACGACAAGTGGCGCCCGGCCCGGCGTGATTTTCTGCTGGGCGATGCCGACGATTACCAGGGGCTGGTCGAGGCCGATCTGAAGCAACTGGTTGCTGTGCTCGACCGCGCCCATGCTGCTGGCCTCAAGGTCGTGATCACACCACTGTCGCTGCCCGGCATGCGCTGGGCGCAGAACAACCACGGCCAGTTCGACGATCGTCTGTGGCAGGACAAGCGCTTCTGGGAACAGTCCGCGCGCTTCTGGCGTGACCTGGCTCGGGCATTGAAAGACCATCCCGCCATCGCTGCCTACAACTTGGTGAATGAGCCGGCTCCGGAGAAGCAGGGCGGCCTGGTCGAGCATGCCGATCCTGGGCAGATGAAACGGTGGTATGCCCAGCACAAGGGCAGTGCACGTGACCTGCCGGCCTTGTACCGGGAACTGCTGGCGGCGGTGCGTGAAGCTGACAGCAAGACTCCGGTGATGCTCGATGCGGGCTGGTACGCCGCCGCCGATGCCTTCAATTACTGGCCCGAGGCCCTGGACGATCCTCGTGTGCTGTACAGCGTGCACATGTACGAGCCCTATGCCGCGACCAGTGCGCCGAACCTGGCCCGTGAACACCCCTATAGATATCCCGGGGCGGTGCCCTTTGCCGGGCAGACGCAGCAGTGGGGGGCGAAACGGGTCGCGGACTACCTGCGCCAGCCCCTGGCCTGGGCTGACGAGGCCAAGCTGCCGCGTTCACGGCTGGTGGTCGGCGAGTTCGGCTGCATGAGGCGGCTCCCCGGCTGCAGGCAGTACCTGGAGGATGTGCTCACGGTGCTCGACCGTGAACAGCTGCACTGGGCGTTTTACAGCTTCCGTGAGGACAGCTGGGATGGCATGGACTATGAGCTGGGCACGGCCAAGGTACCTTGGCGCTATTGGCAGGCCGTCGAGCAGGGCCTGCCTGATCCTGTCGAACGCGAGGCCACAACGGCATTCGAGCCGATTGCCCGACGCTTGCGGCCTTGATTGCCATTCTGAAACTTCTTGCAACATGCAAATAGCGGGTATATACACGTATTTATGCTGACCAGTGAATGCATCTGCAC
This genomic stretch from Pseudomonas entomophila L48 harbors:
- a CDS encoding glycoside hydrolase family 5 protein; its protein translation is MRHWIFACLLALGASPLNAADLIDFWSTPRHGGNSFNRLPPDQAYFDALKGYGASWVRLSYDKWRPARRDFLLGDADDYQGLVEADLKQLVAVLDRAHAAGLKVVITPLSLPGMRWAQNNHGQFDDRLWQDKRFWEQSARFWRDLARALKDHPAIAAYNLVNEPAPEKQGGLVEHADPGQMKRWYAQHKGSARDLPALYRELLAAVREADSKTPVMLDAGWYAAADAFNYWPEALDDPRVLYSVHMYEPYAATSAPNLAREHPYRYPGAVPFAGQTQQWGAKRVADYLRQPLAWADEAKLPRSRLVVGEFGCMRRLPGCRQYLEDVLTVLDREQLHWAFYSFREDSWDGMDYELGTAKVPWRYWQAVEQGLPDPVEREATTAFEPIARRLRP